A genomic segment from Chitinophagaceae bacterium encodes:
- a CDS encoding 3-hydroxyacyl-CoA dehydrogenase/enoyl-CoA hydratase family protein, with amino-acid sequence MKRTIKKVAVLGSGVMGSRIACHFAGIGLQVLLLDIQPKPEEGKKFDPNKIVNDALAAALKSNPSPVYTKDTAKKIKTGNFTDNMKDIASADWVIEVVVERLDIKKSVFDEVEKYRRPGTLITSNTSGIPIQLMAEGRSEDFKKHFCGTHFFNPPRYLRLLEIIPTPFTDTAVVDFLMHYGDLYLGKTTVLTKDTPAFIANRIGVFGMMAIMKIMEKLQLSIDEIDALTGPLAGRPKSATFRTADVVGIDTLIKVAKGVYDNCPNDEAKDIFNIPAWLNKMVENNWLGDKTGQGFFKKVKTPEGKSDIQVLNLQTMEYTARQRPKFATLEAAKPIEDLPARLKILINGTDKAGEFYRQFHYSLFSYISHRIPEISDEVYRLDDAMMAGFGWEIGAFESWDASGLAKTTEAMKAAGFTVAKWVDDMLAAGHNTFYKVENGKRLYYDVAGKTYKNLPGGDTFLVMKYFTNQTIWKNSSSRVYHLGDDVLGLEWNTKMNSIGGEVLESIQKGISLAEEKYKGLVIANESANFSAGANIGMIFMLAIEQDYDEIDMAIRMFQNTMMRVRYSSIPVVIAPHGLALGGGCEICLHADKVIPAAETYTGLVEVGIGVIPGGGGSKEFVLRASNEMQHGEPETIPLQNRFLTIATAKVGTSAMEAFDLGIYRKGTDNVCINIARRISEAKKAVIEIFDSGYTMPVQRKDIKVLGRSALGAMHAGINGMWRGNYATDHDVTVAKKLAYVMCGGDLSEPALVSEQYLLDLEREAFLSLTGEKKTLERIQSVLKTGKPLRN; translated from the coding sequence ATGAAACGTACAATAAAAAAAGTTGCCGTATTGGGCAGCGGGGTTATGGGCAGCCGTATTGCCTGTCATTTTGCAGGTATTGGTTTGCAGGTTTTGCTGCTGGATATACAACCAAAGCCCGAAGAAGGCAAAAAATTTGATCCCAACAAAATTGTAAATGATGCATTGGCGGCAGCGCTCAAGTCGAACCCTTCGCCTGTTTATACTAAGGATACTGCAAAAAAAATTAAGACAGGCAATTTTACCGACAACATGAAAGATATTGCCTCAGCAGACTGGGTGATAGAAGTAGTGGTAGAAAGGCTGGACATAAAAAAATCGGTATTTGACGAAGTGGAAAAATACCGCAGGCCTGGCACATTAATTACTTCAAACACTTCGGGCATTCCCATACAATTAATGGCCGAAGGCAGGAGCGAAGATTTTAAAAAACATTTTTGCGGTACGCACTTTTTTAATCCGCCAAGGTATTTAAGACTTTTGGAAATAATACCTACACCATTTACCGACACCGCTGTGGTAGATTTTTTGATGCATTATGGTGATTTATACCTGGGCAAAACCACAGTGCTTACCAAGGATACGCCGGCATTTATAGCCAACAGGATTGGTGTATTTGGCATGATGGCCATTATGAAAATTATGGAAAAACTTCAGCTTTCCATAGATGAAATAGATGCTTTAACGGGCCCGCTTGCTGGCCGTCCAAAATCGGCAACCTTTCGCACCGCCGATGTAGTGGGTATTGATACGCTGATAAAAGTTGCCAAAGGTGTTTATGATAATTGCCCAAATGACGAAGCAAAAGATATTTTTAATATCCCGGCCTGGTTAAATAAAATGGTAGAAAATAACTGGCTGGGCGATAAAACGGGCCAGGGATTTTTTAAAAAAGTAAAAACACCCGAAGGAAAATCCGACATACAGGTTTTAAACCTGCAAACCATGGAATATACTGCCAGGCAAAGACCAAAATTTGCTACGCTGGAAGCAGCAAAGCCCATTGAAGATTTACCGGCAAGGTTAAAAATATTGATAAATGGAACAGACAAAGCAGGAGAATTTTACCGGCAGTTCCATTATTCATTGTTCTCTTATATATCTCACCGCATTCCCGAAATAAGCGATGAAGTGTACCGCCTTGATGATGCGATGATGGCCGGTTTTGGCTGGGAAATTGGCGCTTTTGAAAGCTGGGATGCATCAGGGCTTGCAAAAACTACCGAAGCAATGAAGGCAGCAGGGTTTACTGTGGCAAAATGGGTAGATGATATGCTTGCAGCAGGCCACAACACTTTTTATAAAGTAGAAAATGGCAAGCGACTTTATTATGATGTTGCAGGCAAAACCTATAAAAATTTACCCGGTGGCGATACATTTTTGGTAATGAAATATTTTACCAACCAAACCATTTGGAAAAATAGCAGCAGCAGGGTTTATCACCTGGGAGACGATGTATTGGGACTGGAATGGAACACAAAAATGAACAGCATTGGCGGAGAAGTTTTGGAAAGCATACAAAAAGGCATTTCACTTGCCGAAGAAAAATATAAAGGCCTTGTAATTGCCAATGAAAGCGCCAACTTTAGCGCAGGCGCCAATATAGGTATGATTTTTATGCTGGCCATTGAGCAGGATTACGATGAGATTGATATGGCAATACGCATGTTTCAAAATACCATGATGAGGGTACGCTACTCATCAATACCCGTGGTAATAGCGCCACATGGATTGGCATTGGGTGGAGGTTGTGAAATTTGCCTTCATGCCGATAAAGTAATACCAGCAGCAGAAACATATACCGGCCTTGTAGAAGTGGGCATTGGCGTAATACCCGGCGGTGGCGGCAGTAAAGAATTTGTGCTGCGTGCATCAAATGAAATGCAGCATGGCGAACCGGAAACCATACCCTTACAAAACAGGTTCCTCACCATTGCTACTGCAAAAGTGGGCACATCGGCAATGGAGGCTTTTGATTTAGGTATTTACAGAAAAGGAACCGATAATGTATGTATCAATATTGCCAGGAGAATTTCTGAAGCCAAAAAAGCAGTAATAGAAATATTTGACAGCGGTTATACTATGCCGGTACAGCGCAAGGATATTAAAGTGCTCGGCCGTTCTGCTCTTGGCGCCATGCATGCAGGCATTAATGGAATGTGGCGTGGAAATTATGCTACAGATCATGATGTAACCGTAGCCAAAAAACTGGCGTATGTAATGTGTGGCGGTGATTTGAGCGAACCAGCATTGGTGAGCGAGCAATACCTGCTTGACCTGGAAAGAGAAGCATTTTTAAGCCTCACTGGCGAAAAGAAAACTTTGGAACGCATACAATCTGTACTTAAAACAGGCAAGCCGCTTAGAAATTAA
- a CDS encoding LD-carboxypeptidase, with product MKRHQFLASLIPLSLSAKAIASGLNNSGGSLKTPASLKPGDTIGITAPAGFISIDAIQPAIKKINEWGFKVKLGNTIGKKDFTFAGTDEERRNDFQQLLDDDRVNAIMCARGGYGLVRIIDKIDFSHFSNKPKWVIGFSDITVLHCHINRQFHIASLHAKMCNSFPNDWLLADDEQKNTIESIRKCITGEKMNYSASFNFNNRTGTCSGVLVGGNLSTIVNLAGTASDLDTRNKILFVEDTEEYLYSIDRMFWNLKRTGKLQYLKGLIIGGFKNKKDEEGEEFGKSIEEIVKEKVKGFNYPVCFDFPVGHQKNNYALKCGMLHRLVVNNTQTTLTEK from the coding sequence ATGAAAAGACATCAGTTCCTTGCCTCATTAATTCCGCTTTCCCTTTCGGCCAAAGCTATTGCATCGGGTTTAAACAATTCCGGCGGCAGCCTTAAAACACCAGCCAGCCTTAAGCCCGGGGATACAATTGGAATAACGGCGCCGGCAGGTTTTATCAGTATTGATGCCATTCAACCGGCAATAAAAAAAATAAATGAGTGGGGTTTTAAAGTAAAGCTGGGCAATACCATCGGTAAAAAAGATTTTACATTTGCCGGTACCGATGAGGAGCGCCGCAATGATTTTCAGCAATTGCTTGACGATGACCGTGTAAATGCCATTATGTGTGCAAGGGGAGGATATGGCCTGGTACGGATTATAGATAAAATTGATTTTTCCCACTTTTCCAATAAACCAAAATGGGTTATTGGCTTTAGCGATATTACGGTATTGCATTGCCATATCAATCGGCAATTTCACATTGCTTCTTTACATGCTAAAATGTGCAACAGTTTCCCCAACGATTGGTTGCTTGCCGATGATGAACAAAAAAATACGATTGAAAGTATTCGCAAATGTATAACCGGGGAAAAAATGAATTACAGCGCTTCCTTTAATTTCAATAACCGTACCGGAACTTGCAGTGGGGTTTTGGTGGGTGGAAATTTATCTACTATTGTAAACCTTGCCGGCACTGCAAGTGATTTGGATACCCGTAATAAAATATTGTTTGTGGAAGATACCGAAGAATACCTGTACAGTATAGACCGCATGTTCTGGAACCTAAAACGCACCGGTAAATTGCAGTATTTAAAAGGGTTAATCATCGGTGGGTTTAAAAATAAAAAAGATGAGGAAGGCGAAGAATTTGGAAAATCTATTGAGGAAATTGTAAAGGAAAAAGTTAAAGGCTTTAATTATCCTGTATGTTTTGATTTTCCTGTAGGGCATCAAAAAAATAATTATGCCTTAAAATGCGGCATGTTGCACAGGCTTGTTGTAAACAATACCCAAACAACCTTAACTGAAAAATAA
- a CDS encoding M1 family metallopeptidase, protein MKANKLFLTVVFVTACIQMLAQPGRWQQRANYTMHIDMDVQTNRFTGKQRIEYFNNSPDKLNRLFYHLYFNAFQPGSSMDVRSRELGKKLFNNRPDWDTRVKDRISKLTDDEIGYQKIKSLKVNGVAQPFKYHETILEVNLNNAILPKSKVIIDLEFEAQIPLQIRRSGRDNPSTGVQYSMSQWYPKLCEYDYEGWHPTPYVAREFYGVWGNFDVKISIDKNYKLGGTGVLVNAAEIGWGYDKPGTALKPITAVKRNWHFVGKNIHDFVWAADTAYNHLTKKVNSRVTLHVIYKYKPDNAVYEQGWQQVMVAAEKVLPFIEKHFGQYPYPQYSFIHGGDGGMEYPMATLIHTSSLGTAFHEWMHSWYQMMLGTNESLYPWMDEGFTSYAEDLVTKFYSGKSSLQPLRDSLAKYPGNENYQRLVNTLPEDHTGAYNGYYRLVQSGLEEPLTTHADHYNSNFAYSIASYSKGEMFLEQLGYIVGAAVRDKILLEYYKQWRFKHPNANDFMVIAQQVSGLQMDWYKEYWINTTKTIDYGIGDVSSDSGKTTIVLQRIGEMPMPVDLEVTYKDGSKEIHNIPLNLMFGAKKNENAGEKYFVHEEWRWTHPEYKITIKTGLNVITKIEIDPSKRMADINHSNNVKEQ, encoded by the coding sequence ATGAAAGCAAATAAACTTTTTTTAACTGTAGTATTCGTTACCGCATGTATTCAAATGCTGGCCCAGCCGGGCAGATGGCAGCAGCGTGCTAATTATACCATGCATATTGATATGGATGTACAAACCAACCGCTTTACAGGAAAGCAGCGCATCGAGTATTTTAATAATTCACCCGATAAACTGAACCGTTTGTTTTATCACCTTTATTTTAATGCCTTTCAGCCAGGAAGCAGCATGGATGTGCGAAGTCGGGAATTGGGAAAAAAATTATTCAATAACCGCCCCGACTGGGACACCCGTGTAAAAGACAGGATAAGTAAACTTACGGATGATGAAATAGGTTACCAAAAAATAAAATCGCTTAAAGTAAATGGTGTTGCACAACCCTTTAAATACCACGAAACAATTTTGGAAGTGAATTTAAACAATGCAATATTGCCCAAATCCAAAGTAATTATTGATTTGGAATTTGAAGCACAGATTCCCTTGCAAATAAGGAGATCGGGAAGGGATAACCCTTCTACAGGTGTGCAATACAGCATGAGCCAGTGGTACCCCAAGCTATGCGAATACGATTATGAAGGCTGGCATCCTACGCCTTATGTTGCCCGGGAATTTTATGGAGTGTGGGGCAATTTTGATGTAAAAATTAGTATTGACAAAAATTATAAACTTGGCGGAACAGGCGTTTTGGTAAACGCTGCTGAAATTGGCTGGGGTTACGATAAACCCGGAACAGCATTGAAACCTATTACTGCGGTAAAAAGAAACTGGCATTTTGTTGGTAAAAATATACACGATTTTGTGTGGGCCGCTGATACGGCTTATAACCATCTTACAAAAAAAGTAAATAGCAGGGTTACGTTACATGTAATTTATAAATATAAACCGGATAATGCTGTATACGAACAAGGCTGGCAGCAGGTGATGGTTGCTGCAGAAAAAGTATTGCCCTTTATTGAAAAACATTTTGGGCAATATCCATATCCGCAATATTCTTTTATACATGGCGGCGATGGCGGAATGGAATACCCAATGGCTACATTAATCCATACTTCATCATTAGGTACGGCTTTTCATGAATGGATGCATAGCTGGTACCAAATGATGCTGGGTACAAATGAAAGCTTGTATCCCTGGATGGATGAAGGGTTTACCAGTTATGCTGAAGACCTGGTTACAAAATTTTATTCCGGGAAATCATCTTTGCAACCGCTTAGGGATTCGCTGGCAAAATATCCAGGCAACGAAAATTACCAAAGATTGGTGAATACACTGCCTGAAGACCATACAGGAGCTTATAATGGTTATTACCGCCTGGTGCAGTCTGGTTTGGAAGAGCCGCTCACTACACATGCCGATCATTACAACAGCAATTTTGCCTACAGTATTGCATCTTACTCCAAAGGCGAAATGTTTTTGGAACAACTTGGTTATATTGTTGGCGCAGCCGTAAGGGATAAAATACTATTGGAATATTATAAGCAATGGAGGTTTAAGCATCCCAATGCAAACGATTTTATGGTTATTGCCCAGCAGGTGAGTGGCCTGCAAATGGATTGGTATAAAGAATACTGGATCAATACCACAAAAACCATTGATTACGGTATAGGCGATGTAAGCAGCGATTCAGGCAAAACAACTATTGTTTTACAACGGATTGGTGAAATGCCTATGCCTGTTGATTTAGAGGTTACTTATAAGGATGGTTCAAAAGAAATACATAATATTCCTCTCAACCTTATGTTTGGCGCCAAAAAAAATGAAAATGCAGGAGAAAAATATTTTGTACATGAGGAATGGCGTTGGACACACCCTGAGTATAAGATCACTATTAAAACAGGTTTAAACGTAATTACAAAAATTGAAATTGACCCTTCAAAACGAATGGCCGACATAAACCACAGCAACAATGTAAAGGAGCAATAA
- a CDS encoding M28 family peptidase yields MKKILFFLFIVPGFSVSAQDVLIGRKMLDTLTSTHFWGRGYTNDGLHKAANFLASKFKDYGLSPLYGKSFFQNFNLPVNTFPGAMEVEVNGKKLVAGADFIVSPESRGIKASGKLQLADSITFVNPDDRIIFKVENKLTWSVSKQLAGYTMVQLNKNSMKEKPVSFSVKIENSFVEKFAAANICAFVKGTMHPDSFLVVTAHYDHLGGMGKTTYFPGANDNASGVSLMMELARYYAQNPQPYSMAFIAFAGEEAGLIGSKYFTENPLVPLTSIRFLLNTDLAGTGTNGITVVNATEFPKEFAWMNQVNDENKLLVKINSRGKAANSDHYFFTEKGVPSFFFYTLGGVTAYHDIYDRAEALPLNEFEDLFKLIVLFNNKLMSK; encoded by the coding sequence ATGAAAAAAATACTTTTCTTCCTTTTTATTGTTCCTGGTTTTTCAGTATCGGCACAAGATGTGCTTATAGGTAGAAAAATGCTGGATACACTTACCTCCACTCATTTTTGGGGGCGTGGCTATACCAATGATGGCCTTCACAAAGCCGCTAATTTCCTTGCATCAAAATTCAAAGATTATGGCCTTTCGCCCTTATATGGTAAATCATTTTTCCAAAATTTTAATTTACCCGTAAATACGTTTCCCGGAGCAATGGAAGTTGAAGTAAACGGCAAAAAATTAGTTGCCGGTGCCGATTTTATAGTGTCGCCTGAAAGCCGTGGTATTAAAGCATCCGGCAAGTTGCAACTGGCCGATAGCATAACATTTGTAAACCCCGATGATCGCATTATTTTTAAAGTAGAAAATAAACTCACCTGGAGTGTAAGCAAGCAACTGGCCGGCTATACTATGGTGCAGCTTAATAAAAATTCCATGAAGGAAAAGCCGGTTTCCTTTTCTGTTAAAATTGAAAACAGTTTTGTTGAAAAATTTGCAGCCGCAAATATCTGCGCATTTGTAAAAGGAACAATGCACCCTGATTCTTTTTTAGTGGTTACTGCACATTACGACCACCTGGGTGGAATGGGGAAAACAACTTATTTTCCCGGCGCCAATGATAATGCCAGTGGCGTTTCGCTAATGATGGAACTGGCCCGGTATTATGCCCAAAACCCACAGCCTTATTCCATGGCGTTTATTGCTTTTGCAGGTGAAGAAGCAGGCCTTATAGGTTCAAAATATTTTACAGAAAACCCTTTGGTGCCTTTAACTTCCATTCGTTTTTTATTAAATACAGATTTGGCAGGTACGGGCACCAATGGTATAACCGTGGTAAATGCCACCGAATTTCCTAAAGAATTTGCCTGGATGAACCAGGTGAATGATGAAAATAAATTATTGGTAAAAATTAATTCCAGGGGAAAAGCAGCCAACAGCGACCATTATTTTTTTACAGAAAAAGGCGTGCCCTCTTTTTTCTTTTATACACTTGGAGGTGTTACCGCTTATCATGATATTTACGATAGGGCCGAAGCACTTCCGCTCAATGAATTTGAAGACCTTTTTAAACTAATCGTATTATTTAATAACAAATTGATGAGTAAATAA
- the rsmI gene encoding 16S rRNA (cytidine(1402)-2'-O)-methyltransferase, whose product MLYIIPSPIGNLADFTFRALEVLQSVDVILAEDTRTSLVLLNHYAIQKPLSPYHQHNEHKVTAHLVAQMQNGKTMALITDAGTPGISDPAFLLVRECINQQVKVECLPGATAFVPALVNSGLPMHHFCFEGFLPLKKGRQTFFKKMAEEERTMIFYESPMRLVKTLKDFIQYFGNDRQCCVSRELSKKFEENKRGSLKEVHDYFLAKQVKGEIVIVVAGKK is encoded by the coding sequence ATGCTGTATATTATTCCTTCGCCAATTGGTAATTTAGCCGATTTTACATTTAGGGCACTTGAAGTATTACAATCGGTAGATGTAATACTTGCAGAAGATACCAGAACCTCACTGGTTTTGCTCAATCATTATGCCATTCAAAAACCTTTATCACCCTATCACCAGCATAATGAACATAAAGTAACGGCTCATTTAGTAGCGCAAATGCAAAATGGGAAAACCATGGCATTAATTACCGATGCAGGCACACCGGGAATTAGCGACCCAGCATTTTTACTGGTAAGAGAATGTATTAATCAGCAGGTAAAAGTTGAGTGCCTTCCTGGCGCTACGGCTTTTGTTCCTGCACTGGTAAACAGCGGGCTCCCAATGCATCACTTCTGCTTTGAAGGTTTTTTGCCATTAAAAAAAGGCCGCCAAACTTTTTTTAAAAAAATGGCCGAAGAGGAGCGTACGATGATTTTTTATGAAAGCCCTATGCGGTTGGTAAAAACTTTAAAAGATTTTATACAATATTTTGGGAACGATAGACAATGTTGCGTAAGCAGGGAACTCAGTAAAAAATTTGAAGAAAACAAGCGTGGCAGCCTGAAGGAAGTGCATGATTATTTTTTGGCAAAGCAGGTGAAAGGGGAAATTGTAATTGTGGTAGCCGGAAAAAAATGA
- the metG gene encoding methionine--tRNA ligase, with the protein MKQPKRYLITSALPYANGLKHIGHLAGAYLPADTYVRYLRAQKRDVVFVCGSDEHGTAIPIQAKKECTTPKAIIDKYHEAMKQDFKDMAMSFDIYHRTSAPIHHETARDFFTSLNDRGELEIKESEQYFDEEAQIFLADRYIKGTCPNCGSDRAFGDQCENCGRTLSPDELINPVSTLSGKVPVKKKTSHWYLPLGKHETFLREWILNDHKNDWRSTVVGQCKSWIEGGLQSRAVTRDLNWGVKVPVINADGKVLYVWFDAPIGYISATKQWALDNGKAWEPYWNDNDTKLLHFIGKDNIVFHCIIFPVMLKLHGNILPENVPANEFLNLEGDKMSTSRNWKLEMRDYINDFVKNADGTDKENGGGQCVDMLRYYLTQIAPETKDSEFTWKGFQDAVNSELVAIFGNFVNRSFVLMHKLCNGKVPLFHNDIIDDKDKDLITRIATAKENITASLEAYRFRDAMFEIIDLARAGNKYMQEKEPWIVARQATKAGVPIPEAQEQIDNCLHLCMQLCANLAILVNPFLPFTAKKLCFMLKVVDKMLHWENAGSMKLLSVGYSLRAPELLFRKIEDAEITAQVEKLKSGLIKTNNNNAKLTPAMKQELKPIIQFDDFAKIDLKTGTIIAAEKVEKADKLLKLEVDLGFETRTIVSGIALHYTAEEIIGKQVTVVTNLAPRKMKGIESNGMILMAEDQSGKLHFIKPETTIDKGSNVS; encoded by the coding sequence ATGAAACAACCGAAAAGATATTTAATTACCTCTGCCCTTCCTTATGCAAATGGCTTAAAACATATTGGCCATCTTGCTGGCGCTTACCTGCCTGCCGATACTTATGTGCGCTACCTGCGTGCCCAAAAAAGAGATGTGGTTTTTGTTTGCGGAAGCGATGAACATGGTACCGCCATTCCCATACAGGCAAAGAAAGAATGCACTACACCTAAAGCCATTATAGATAAATATCATGAAGCCATGAAACAGGATTTTAAGGATATGGCCATGAGCTTTGATATTTATCACCGAACCAGCGCACCCATACACCATGAAACTGCCCGTGATTTTTTTACCAGCCTGAACGACCGTGGCGAACTGGAAATAAAAGAGAGCGAACAATATTTTGATGAAGAAGCGCAAATTTTTTTGGCAGACAGGTATATAAAAGGTACCTGCCCCAATTGCGGCAGCGACAGGGCTTTTGGCGACCAATGCGAAAATTGCGGACGTACCCTGAGCCCTGATGAACTGATAAACCCGGTAAGCACTTTAAGCGGCAAAGTGCCGGTTAAGAAAAAAACATCGCACTGGTATTTGCCTTTAGGAAAGCATGAAACTTTTTTAAGAGAGTGGATTTTAAATGACCACAAAAACGACTGGCGCAGCACCGTTGTGGGCCAATGCAAAAGCTGGATAGAAGGCGGGCTGCAATCCCGTGCCGTAACCCGTGACCTGAACTGGGGCGTAAAAGTGCCCGTAATTAATGCCGATGGCAAAGTGCTGTATGTATGGTTTGATGCACCCATTGGTTATATAAGCGCAACTAAACAATGGGCGCTTGATAATGGCAAAGCCTGGGAACCTTACTGGAACGATAATGACACAAAACTGCTGCACTTTATTGGCAAAGACAATATTGTATTTCATTGCATAATTTTTCCGGTAATGTTGAAACTGCATGGCAATATTTTACCCGAAAATGTACCCGCCAACGAATTCCTAAACCTTGAAGGCGATAAAATGAGCACCAGCCGCAATTGGAAACTGGAAATGAGGGATTACATCAACGATTTTGTAAAAAATGCCGATGGCACCGATAAAGAAAACGGCGGCGGGCAATGTGTGGATATGCTCCGGTATTACCTTACCCAAATTGCCCCCGAAACCAAGGACAGCGAATTTACCTGGAAGGGTTTCCAGGATGCAGTAAACAGCGAACTAGTGGCTATTTTCGGCAATTTTGTAAACCGCTCTTTTGTTTTAATGCATAAATTATGTAACGGCAAAGTGCCCCTTTTTCATAATGATATTATAGATGACAAGGACAAAGATTTAATTACAAGGATTGCTACTGCAAAAGAAAATATTACAGCAAGCCTTGAAGCTTACCGGTTTAGAGATGCCATGTTTGAAATAATTGACCTGGCAAGGGCTGGCAATAAATACATGCAGGAAAAAGAACCCTGGATTGTTGCAAGGCAGGCAACAAAAGCCGGCGTTCCAATACCCGAAGCACAGGAACAAATTGACAACTGCCTGCACCTTTGCATGCAACTCTGCGCCAACCTTGCTATTTTGGTAAACCCTTTTTTACCCTTTACTGCAAAAAAATTGTGCTTCATGTTAAAGGTGGTAGATAAAATGCTGCATTGGGAAAATGCGGGCAGCATGAAATTACTCAGTGTTGGATACTCACTTAGGGCGCCGGAATTGCTCTTTAGAAAAATTGAAGATGCCGAAATTACGGCCCAGGTAGAAAAATTAAAATCGGGATTGATTAAAACAAACAACAATAATGCAAAACTAACCCCAGCAATGAAACAAGAATTAAAACCAATAATTCAATTTGATGATTTTGCAAAAATTGACCTGAAAACAGGCACCATAATTGCTGCCGAAAAAGTGGAGAAGGCAGATAAATTACTTAAACTTGAAGTGGATTTGGGTTTTGAAACAAGAACAATCGTAAGCGGAATTGCATTGCATTATACAGCCGAAGAAATTATTGGTAAGCAGGTAACCGTTGTTACCAACCTTGCCCCAAGAAAAATGAAGGGAATAGAAAGCAACGGAATGATATTAATGGCCGAAGACCAATCAGGAAAACTGCATTTTATAAAACCCGAAACAACCATTGATAAAGGCAGCAATGTGAGTTAA